Within the Bacillus sp. FSL K6-3431 genome, the region TCTTGCCTTCTGGTTACTTTCGATTGTTTGGATACTTCAAACAATTTTTTTATTTCTTTATATGCTACAGACTGGAAGATTCCCAGTACTTACGCTGTTTGAAGGACTATATTTTTATGCTTGGGTGTTAATTACGCTATCTCTTGCTATCCATAAAATATTAAAAGTCGATTTTACTGTATTTTTTACAAATATTGTTGGATTTAGTATTATGGCTATTCATGCCTTTACACCGATTCAACGACCTTCTCAGTTGATGGCTGAACAGTTAGTATCAGAATTGTTGTTTATTCACATTACAATGGCAATTTTATCATATGGAGCATTTACTTTATCTTTTGTATTTTCAGTTCTTTATTTATTTCAATATAAGTTGCTAAAAGAAAAGAAGAGTCTAAAAAGGCTTTGGCGCTTAAGTGATTTGGCGAAACTCGAGAAAATATCATATGTATTAAATATGATCGGAGTACCGATCCTATTACTAAGTTTAATTCTAGGGTTGCTATGGGGATATATTAAGCTTACGTATTTATTTTGGTATGATTCAAAAATCATCGGCTCATTCGTCTTATTATTTATATATAGCTTTATTCTTTATTTGCATGGGAAAAAGGATATATTCGGTAGGAAATTTGCATTATGGAATATTGCAGCTTTTCTAATAGTCTTAATCAATTTCTTTTTAGCTAGCCGTTTGTCATTATTTCATATTTGGCATTATTAGCCTCACATGACGAATCACACCAGCGTTAAAATTGTTGTGACATGCTTTTTCCAAAGTTTAATCTGTTATACTTTATTTTTTGAGCAGGGGGTAAACAAAGTGAGAAAAATTATTATTGGCTCACGTAGAAGTGAATTAGCTTTAACGCAAACGAATTGGGTGCGTGAACAACTAGAAAAACTAGGTGTACCATTTGAATTCGAAGTAAAAGAAATTGTCACAAAAGGTGATCGGATCTTAGATGTCACCCTTTCAAAAGTCGGAGGGAAAGGCTTGTTTGTCAAGGAAATTGAACAAGCAATGCTTGACGAGGAAATTGATATGGCAGTACATAGTATGAAGGATATGCCGGCTGAACTACCTGAAGGCTTAATAATTGGCTGTATTCCAGAGCGGGAAGACGTTCGTGATGCGCTCATTTCAAAAGACCATGTGAAATTAAAAGATATGCCTGCAGGATCGGTTATTGGCACAAGTAGCTTACGAAGAAGTGCGCAATTATTAGCGAAACGACCTGATCTTGAGATTAAATGGATTCGTGGAAATATTAACACACGGCTTGAGAAGCTGGAAACTGAGGGTTATGATGCGATTATACTTGCAGCAGCAGGGCTTAAACGGATTGGTTGGGACTTAGAGATGGTAACAGAATTCTTAGAACCGGAAATTTGTCTACCGGCAATTGGACAAGGAGCATTAGCGATTGAATGTCGTGAAAATGATCATGAATTACTTACTGAACTTGCTAAATTGAACTCGGAACAAACAGCTCGGACAGTAGAAGCGGAACGTGTTTTTTTAACGAGAATGGAAGGTAGTTGTCAAGTACCGATTGCTGGCTATGGAATATTAAACGCGGAAAATCAAATTGAGTTAACTGCGCTAGTTGCATCAACTGATGGCCGTATTATTTATAAAGAATGTGTCGTCGGTTCTAATCCGCAATCTGTTGGAGATGAGGCAGCTGCAATTTTAAGTGAGCGTGGAGCAAAAGCGTTAATCGATCAAGTAAAAGAAGAATTGGACCAATGAACAGTGGACAATTACCACTAGCAGGTAAGCATGTTTTGATAACAAGGGGAAGTGAACAAGGGGAAAAATTCTGTATGAATGTTGCGTCGAAGGGTGGCATTCCTTATATGGTGCCACTTATTGACTTTCGCGCACATGAAGATATCAATGGCCCTTTGTTTATTAAAAATATTGCTCAGTATGATTGGATTATATTCACAAGCAAAAATGGTGTGGACTATTTTTTTCAACATATTCAAGGCCATATTGATCAGTCGCAATTTAGGGAAAGTAATATTCAATTTGCTGTTGTTGGTGAAAAAACACGGGAAGCACTTGATCGCTATAAGTTGCCATCCCGTTTTATGCCAAATGTATATACAGCAGAAGACTTTGCTCGTGAATATTTTGAAAGAGAACTTTCAGCTAAAAGAGTACTCATACCTAAAGGTAATTTGGCTAGTAAAACAATCGCTGAGAGTTTCAGATCACATCATATTGTGGCTGATGAATGGATTGTTTATGACACGTATTATCCAACAGAAAAAACAGATAATCTCATTCAATTATTAACCGAAGATCAGCTTGATATCGTAGCGTTCACAAGCCCATCCACTTTTAATCATTTTAAGAAAATTATCGATCAATATCATCTAGATAATCACGCGAAAAAAATAGAGATTGCAACAATTGGCACAGTGACTAAACGTGCAGTGGAGCAGGCAGGATATGAGGTTAGTGTTTGTCCACAAACGTTTACAATCGATTCCATGTTTGCCGAGCTTTGCACATACTTTACTGAAAATGCGAATGAAAGGAAGCTATAATTATGGATAATATCCAATTTAAACGTCATCGAAGACTACGTGCATCCTCTAGTATGAGAGCAATGGTTCGAGAAACACATCTACGTCCAGAAGATTTTATTTATCCACTTTTTATTGTTGAAGGGAAAAATCAAAAAAATGAAGTTGCCTCCATGCCAGGTGTTTACCAAATTTCACTTGACAAATTACCAGCAGAACTTGAAGAAATTGTGAGTCTTGGGATTAAAGCAATCATTTTATTTGGCGTTCCGGAAGAAAAAGACGATTGTGGCACAGGGGCGTATCATGATCATGGTATTGTTCAAGAGGCAACTCGTACAGTCAAAAAACATCAGCCGGATTTGCTTGTTGTTGCAGATACTTGTCTATGTGAATACACAGACCATGGTCATTGCGGAGTCATTGAAAACGGAGATGTCTTAAATGATGCAAGCCTTGAGTTATTAGTTCAAACAGCCATTAGCCAAGCAAAAGCAGGCGCTGATATTATTGCACCTTCTAATATGATGGATGGATTTGTGGCGGTAATTAGAAAAGGGCTAGACGAAGCAGGGTTTGAACATCTGCCGATTATGTCATATGCTGTTAAATATTCTTCTGCTTTTTACGGACCATTTCGTGATGCGGCTAATAGTGCACCGCAGTTTGGTGACCGGAAAACGTATCAAATGGATCCAGCAAACCGCATAGAAGCATTACGTGAAGCGGAATCAGATATGGAAGAAGGAGCAGATTTCCTTATAGTCAAACCTGCGCTCTCATATTTAGATATTATCCGAGATGTGAAAAACAGTTTTAATGCACCTGTTGTCGCTTATAATGTGAGCGGAGAGTATTCCTTGATTAAAGCAGCGGCAGCAAATGGTTGGGTTGATGAAAAAGCGATGACAATGGAAATGCTGACGAGCATCAAACGTGCAGGAGCAGAATTAATCATTACATATTTTGCAAAAGATGTAGCGAGATGGTTAAAAGAGGATGTTCAAAAAGTCACCAAATGATAAACGGCGAATTTCTTCGTTGCTTGGTTTTTCCGGTTCTCACGTATTAAAAGCATACGCTCCGATCCTCAAAACCTTCTTGCCTCGAACTTCTTGTTTCTAATTTGGCACCTTTTTGAACACGCACTAAAAGAATCAAACTAAATATATGAAAACTGGAGGTTTGTTTCATGCGTTCATATGAAAAATCTAAACAAGCTTTTAAAGAAGCTGTTACAATGCTCCCGGGCGGGGTAAATAGCCCAGTGCGTGCATTTAAATCAGTTGATATGGATCCGATTTTTATGTCCAAGGGAAAAGGTTCTCGTATTTATGATATTGATGGGAATGAATATATTGACTATGTACTGTCTTGGGGTCCGCTTATTTTAGGACATGCAAATGACCAAGTGGTAGAATCAATTAAAAAGGTTGCTGAATTAGGTACAAGCTTTGGTGCACCGACCATCATGGAAAATAAACTAGCAAAACTAGTAATCGAACGTGTTCCTTCGATTGAGATTGTTAGAATGGTCTCTTCTGGTACGGAAGCAACAATGAGCGCGCTTCGATTGGCACGTGGATATACTGGCCGCAATAAAATATTGAAATTTGAAGGCTGCTACCACGGGCATGGTGATTCACTTTTAATTAAAGCTGGTTCTGGTGTCGCGACACTTGGTCTACCAGATAGTCCTGGTGTCCCAGAAGGAGTGGCAAAAAATACGATTACAGTTCCATATAATGATATGGATAGCGTTCGCTATGCTTTCAAAGAATATGGAGAAGATATTGCCGGCATAATTGTTGAGCCTGTAGCTGGAAACATGGGTGTCGTTCCTCCGTTACCAGGATTCCTAGAAGGCCTGCGTGAAGTAACAAGTGAATATGGCGCGTTGCTAATATTCGATGAAGTAATGACTGGGTTCCGTGTGGCTTACAATTGCGCACAGGGGTATTTCGGTGTAACACCAGATATTACATGTTTAGGAAAAGTAATTGGTGGCGGGCTACCTGTTGGCGCATTTGGTGGGAAAGCAGAAATAATGGAACGGATAGCTCCGAGTGGTACTATTTATCAAGCTGGAACGCTGTCCGGTAATCCGCTTGCAATGACAGCAGGATACGAAACACTTGTTCAACTTACACCTGAAACATACGATGACTTTAATCGCAAGGCTGATATGCTTGAAGCTGGTTTAAAAAAGGCAGCTGAAAAACATGGAATTCCGCATACGATTAACAGAGCAGGATCGATGGTAGGAATATTCTTCACCGATCAAGAGGTTCATAATTATGAACATGCTAAAACATCAGACTTGAAACTGTTCGCTGCATATTATAAAGAAATGGCCAATAACGGTGTTTTCTTACCGCCGTCGCAATTTGAAGGCTTATTCCTCTCCACTGCGCATACGGATGAAGATATAGCAGCAACAATCGCAACTGCTGAAAAAGCATTTAACATAATTAAGTAATAGAAATAAATAATAAGCGAAAAGAGGAATTGCAATTGCATTCCTCTTTTTTTCTTTCATAAAATATTAGTATGGCTCATAGAATGTAATTGACCAATGATTATTTTGTTATGGATTTGAAAGGAGGAGTCTGTATTGCCAGAACGCAAAGAATCAACTATTACATTTAAAGTTAAAGAGTCTATCTGGTTTGAAAGAGGACAGGAAGTAGAGGAACTTATATCTATTTCATTAAGCCCCCATATAGAAATATTGGATGAAGATGATTATGTTGTGTTAAAAGGCACGCTCGAATTAAGCGGTGAATATAAACATTCGAATGAAGAAAATGAAGATGAACTCCTAGATATAGGGCGTCAATATATCCAATCTGTTGAGATGAGAAATGAGTTAGAAAGTGAATTTTTCCACCAACTCCCATTGGATATTACAATTCCTAAAAGAAAAATTAACAAAATGGAGGAAATTTCCGTGGAAATTGATTCATTTGATTACAAATTCCCGGAAAATTGCCGTCTACAACTGCTAGCAGACGTTGGAATCAGAGGTGTTTATGAAGATATAGAACCTTCCGAAGACACGATAGACTCTGGAGAAGATACGGAAGAGAGACCTTCTAATACAGAGGAAGCATCTAGTCGCACAGAGCCAGTTGAAATTTCGGAAGAAAATATCGAAGCACATGCTTTAAAAGAGGAAGTTTTGCAAGAAGAAAGAGAAGAAATTCAATTGGAGGTTCGGGGGAAAGAATCAGAAGATGTTATGGAAGAAATCAGTGAAGAGAAGTCAGAAGAAAAACAAATAGAAGCCCGCAACGAAGTTGTAGAAGAAACTCGGATAGCAGTAGAGACTGAAAGAGTGTCAGAAGAAATCCAAGCACTTGAAGAAGCGCCAGAAGAAAAAGAAGCAAGAATCCAGGAAGAGAAGTCTACAGAAGTTCTAGCGGAAATCAGCGAAAAGCATCAAGCAGAACACCAGGAAGAAGCCATCGAGGATGAATCAATAGAGCTTCAAGTGGTTTCGAGGGGGGAGGAATGGAAGGAAAGAGAAATTGAAGATACTAGTTTTTATGATCCATTTAAAGTAGAGGCAAATATTATCTTTAAGGAAAAAGAATTAGCAGATGTACGTCCTACCTTAGATTATCATCTTCCGAAGTTGCCAGAAATAGCCGTGGGGTCTTTGGAACGAAGGAGAAACTACATGCCAAGTGAAAGTTCCCAACAGTATATGGAATCCTCGTCACATATGAATAATGGCAAATATGATGAAGAGTCGTCTTCCCATTCACATAAAGACAACGAAGAAAAAAATAAAGTGAAAAAGAAAAAAGATAAATATAAATCCATGTCATTTTCTGATTTCTTTGCAAGAAAAGAGGAAGAATCTGCAGCGAAGCTTAAGGTCTGCTTTGTACAGACTGGAGATTCGATTCAGGAATTAGCGGATAAATATAAAGTGTCTGTTCAGCAAATCCTACGTGCAAATCAATTAGAAGCAAATCATGAAGTATTTGAGGGTCAAGTACTATATATACCTGTAAAAGTATCCACGCTAAAATCAAATTAAGACGGAATAGTGGCTTTTTTTAGATAAGCAGGTGATATATAATGGTGCGTATTTCAGATGAAGAGGTAAAAAAAATAGTACAATATTATGGACTTCACCCTAAATTTGTGGAGAAATACGGCAAAGTTTATAAAGTTTATACGGATAAAGGAGACTATGCATTAAAGAGAATGAGAGCAGAGGAAGGTCTTGATTTCCTTTATTATATGCAATTTCTATACCAGCGTGGCTATAACCGAATTGTTCCCATATTTCCTGCAGCAGATGGTCGCTATGCCATTTTAGAAGGAAAATATCTTTATTATTTAATGCCATGGTTAGAAAATAAGTTAAGAGAAGACCATACTCAAAAACACCATGAGTTGTTTCGTGAATTGGCGCGTATTCATACACTCTCAGCTCGTGAGGTTCCTGTTAGTAAAGAAGAACGGAAAGAACATTTTGACATAACGAAAGCGCGTTGGGAAAAAGAACAAGAAGCATTAGAAACATATATTGAGTTTAGTGAGAAAACATGGTATATGTCACCTTTTCAATTGATGTTTTGCACTTATTTTTCTGAAATTAGTGGGGG harbors:
- a CDS encoding cytochrome c biogenesis protein, with product MFELWMIRLPEIVIVIYALSIMLYFIDFIAKNQKANRLAFWLLSIVWILQTIFLFLYMLQTGRFPVLTLFEGLYFYAWVLITLSLAIHKILKVDFTVFFTNIVGFSIMAIHAFTPIQRPSQLMAEQLVSELLFIHITMAILSYGAFTLSFVFSVLYLFQYKLLKEKKSLKRLWRLSDLAKLEKISYVLNMIGVPILLLSLILGLLWGYIKLTYLFWYDSKIIGSFVLLFIYSFILYLHGKKDIFGRKFALWNIAAFLIVLINFFLASRLSLFHIWHY
- the hemC gene encoding hydroxymethylbilane synthase; translated protein: MRKIIIGSRRSELALTQTNWVREQLEKLGVPFEFEVKEIVTKGDRILDVTLSKVGGKGLFVKEIEQAMLDEEIDMAVHSMKDMPAELPEGLIIGCIPEREDVRDALISKDHVKLKDMPAGSVIGTSSLRRSAQLLAKRPDLEIKWIRGNINTRLEKLETEGYDAIILAAAGLKRIGWDLEMVTEFLEPEICLPAIGQGALAIECRENDHELLTELAKLNSEQTARTVEAERVFLTRMEGSCQVPIAGYGILNAENQIELTALVASTDGRIIYKECVVGSNPQSVGDEAAAILSERGAKALIDQVKEELDQ
- a CDS encoding uroporphyrinogen-III synthase gives rise to the protein MNSGQLPLAGKHVLITRGSEQGEKFCMNVASKGGIPYMVPLIDFRAHEDINGPLFIKNIAQYDWIIFTSKNGVDYFFQHIQGHIDQSQFRESNIQFAVVGEKTREALDRYKLPSRFMPNVYTAEDFAREYFERELSAKRVLIPKGNLASKTIAESFRSHHIVADEWIVYDTYYPTEKTDNLIQLLTEDQLDIVAFTSPSTFNHFKKIIDQYHLDNHAKKIEIATIGTVTKRAVEQAGYEVSVCPQTFTIDSMFAELCTYFTENANERKL
- the hemB gene encoding porphobilinogen synthase; translated protein: MDNIQFKRHRRLRASSSMRAMVRETHLRPEDFIYPLFIVEGKNQKNEVASMPGVYQISLDKLPAELEEIVSLGIKAIILFGVPEEKDDCGTGAYHDHGIVQEATRTVKKHQPDLLVVADTCLCEYTDHGHCGVIENGDVLNDASLELLVQTAISQAKAGADIIAPSNMMDGFVAVIRKGLDEAGFEHLPIMSYAVKYSSAFYGPFRDAANSAPQFGDRKTYQMDPANRIEALREAESDMEEGADFLIVKPALSYLDIIRDVKNSFNAPVVAYNVSGEYSLIKAAAANGWVDEKAMTMEMLTSIKRAGAELIITYFAKDVARWLKEDVQKVTK
- the hemL gene encoding glutamate-1-semialdehyde 2,1-aminomutase, whose translation is MRSYEKSKQAFKEAVTMLPGGVNSPVRAFKSVDMDPIFMSKGKGSRIYDIDGNEYIDYVLSWGPLILGHANDQVVESIKKVAELGTSFGAPTIMENKLAKLVIERVPSIEIVRMVSSGTEATMSALRLARGYTGRNKILKFEGCYHGHGDSLLIKAGSGVATLGLPDSPGVPEGVAKNTITVPYNDMDSVRYAFKEYGEDIAGIIVEPVAGNMGVVPPLPGFLEGLREVTSEYGALLIFDEVMTGFRVAYNCAQGYFGVTPDITCLGKVIGGGLPVGAFGGKAEIMERIAPSGTIYQAGTLSGNPLAMTAGYETLVQLTPETYDDFNRKADMLEAGLKKAAEKHGIPHTINRAGSMVGIFFTDQEVHNYEHAKTSDLKLFAAYYKEMANNGVFLPPSQFEGLFLSTAHTDEDIAATIATAEKAFNIIK
- a CDS encoding LysM peptidoglycan-binding domain-containing protein, with the translated sequence MPERKESTITFKVKESIWFERGQEVEELISISLSPHIEILDEDDYVVLKGTLELSGEYKHSNEENEDELLDIGRQYIQSVEMRNELESEFFHQLPLDITIPKRKINKMEEISVEIDSFDYKFPENCRLQLLADVGIRGVYEDIEPSEDTIDSGEDTEERPSNTEEASSRTEPVEISEENIEAHALKEEVLQEEREEIQLEVRGKESEDVMEEISEEKSEEKQIEARNEVVEETRIAVETERVSEEIQALEEAPEEKEARIQEEKSTEVLAEISEKHQAEHQEEAIEDESIELQVVSRGEEWKEREIEDTSFYDPFKVEANIIFKEKELADVRPTLDYHLPKLPEIAVGSLERRRNYMPSESSQQYMESSSHMNNGKYDEESSSHSHKDNEEKNKVKKKKDKYKSMSFSDFFARKEEESAAKLKVCFVQTGDSIQELADKYKVSVQQILRANQLEANHEVFEGQVLYIPVKVSTLKSN
- the ysxE gene encoding spore coat protein YsxE; translated protein: MVRISDEEVKKIVQYYGLHPKFVEKYGKVYKVYTDKGDYALKRMRAEEGLDFLYYMQFLYQRGYNRIVPIFPAADGRYAILEGKYLYYLMPWLENKLREDHTQKHHELFRELARIHTLSAREVPVSKEERKEHFDITKARWEKEQEALETYIEFSEKTWYMSPFQLMFCTYFSEISGGQRYALGKLNEWHEASLEETKARSVIVHGKLSTEHFLYNDKGLGFFSNLEKSRTASPIHDLLPFLSRMLNTHPKQFNESVEWLELYFRHFPFKEEEMYLFLSYLAQPGAIYRVIESYFSTAKEKNEMKYIRELQTCYWQMKNTEYIVMTLNETEQRKKQMEQSQPSD